The following coding sequences are from one Collimonas arenae window:
- a CDS encoding M1 family metallopeptidase: MCTTRRFTLAALAISITSFNAAAATPNDAAPLGKLPRWVQPLAYHLDLSIDPRQTDYSGNATIDIELKQAADHLWLHGQDLSVGKVTLTDAAKKIHSAQYKAVAPKEGVAELDFGKILPAGRYSVSLEYSAPFNQQLEGVYKVSSQGAPYVITQMEAISARYAFPGFDEPAFKTPFTLSLSVPENQVAVANTQQVAEQKLENGWHKLSFAPTTPLPTYLVAFAVGPWDVVDGPQIPATQWRKQPIPLRGIAPQGEGPRIKPALAQTPAIITALEDYFGFGYPFDKVDLLAAPDFAAGAMENPGLVTFRDYLMLLDAHSPANNVRSSFNVVAHELAHQWFGDTVTMPWWDDLWLNEAFATWMQSKITQQLHPEYHADLELISSANHAMQSDSLVSVRRIRQPITNNGDIETAFDGITYQKGAAVLNMFERYLGADVFRQGVRTYIKQHQFGNATADDLVSALAKASGKDQRFAKAMRSFLDQSGVPLVDTALTWESGQAVLHLKQQRYLPLGSTGDAKRLWGIPVCVRYSVDAAAASKTKCELLDQEQGKMVLPGATAASWYMPNADAAGYYRFNMAHADLARLTENLASIPDNEQLAYADAINAGFNRGDLDASAVLAAAPRLAQSGSREVATALLPSLQWLSKYEASTNLQHARLTDLARKVYLPRLQQLGYQRRANESQDDALLRATLAEFLALDIKLPEVRKALLAQGDQALQTGADGKLELTRANPDLLRSVLAVSAQDRGTPAIDILVKALGSTSEPAQRMAILGGLGAATTSANAERARNLALDPLVKVGEMSTLLRASREDGEGREAMWKWFIANHDQLISRSGESSGGRLPGLVAGDACSQSEADRLTAFFEPMLGKLTGAERGLAQTRENTLLCTALRDKQDPAAILR; the protein is encoded by the coding sequence ATGTGCACTACCCGTCGTTTCACATTAGCCGCTCTCGCTATCAGCATTACCTCATTCAACGCCGCAGCGGCGACCCCGAATGATGCAGCTCCCCTGGGAAAATTACCGCGCTGGGTTCAACCGCTGGCCTACCATCTCGACCTCAGCATAGATCCCCGCCAGACTGATTATTCCGGCAACGCCACCATCGACATCGAACTCAAGCAAGCCGCCGATCACCTGTGGCTGCATGGCCAGGATTTGAGTGTCGGCAAGGTCACGTTGACCGATGCCGCGAAAAAAATTCACTCGGCGCAGTACAAGGCAGTGGCGCCGAAGGAAGGCGTCGCCGAACTCGATTTCGGCAAGATACTTCCAGCCGGACGCTACAGCGTCAGCCTGGAATACAGCGCGCCCTTTAATCAGCAACTGGAAGGCGTGTACAAGGTCAGCAGCCAAGGCGCGCCATACGTGATCACGCAAATGGAAGCAATCAGCGCCCGCTACGCCTTCCCCGGTTTCGACGAACCCGCTTTCAAGACGCCGTTCACGCTGAGCCTGAGCGTCCCTGAAAACCAGGTCGCGGTAGCCAACACGCAGCAGGTCGCCGAACAAAAATTGGAGAACGGTTGGCACAAGCTCAGCTTCGCACCCACCACGCCGTTGCCGACCTATCTGGTGGCGTTCGCGGTCGGTCCTTGGGATGTCGTAGACGGGCCGCAGATCCCGGCCACGCAATGGCGCAAGCAGCCAATCCCATTGCGCGGCATCGCTCCGCAGGGCGAAGGTCCGCGCATCAAACCGGCGCTGGCGCAGACACCGGCGATCATCACCGCGCTGGAAGATTATTTCGGCTTCGGCTATCCGTTCGACAAGGTGGATCTGCTTGCAGCACCTGATTTCGCTGCCGGCGCGATGGAAAATCCCGGCCTGGTGACTTTCCGCGACTACCTGATGCTGCTGGACGCGCACTCTCCCGCCAATAATGTCCGCAGCTCATTTAACGTGGTCGCGCATGAACTCGCGCATCAATGGTTCGGCGACACGGTAACGATGCCATGGTGGGACGATCTCTGGTTGAACGAAGCTTTCGCCACCTGGATGCAAAGCAAGATCACGCAACAGCTACATCCTGAATACCACGCCGACCTGGAATTGATCAGCAGCGCCAACCACGCAATGCAAAGCGACAGCCTGGTCAGCGTGCGCCGCATCCGCCAACCAATCACCAATAACGGCGATATCGAAACCGCGTTCGACGGCATCACCTATCAAAAAGGTGCGGCAGTACTGAACATGTTCGAACGCTATTTGGGCGCCGATGTATTCCGCCAAGGCGTCCGCACCTACATCAAGCAGCATCAGTTCGGCAATGCCACGGCGGACGACCTGGTCAGCGCGTTGGCCAAGGCATCGGGCAAAGACCAGCGCTTCGCCAAGGCCATGCGCAGCTTCCTTGACCAGTCTGGTGTGCCACTAGTAGACACCGCGCTGACCTGGGAAAGCGGCCAGGCTGTGCTGCACCTGAAGCAGCAGCGCTACCTGCCGCTCGGCTCGACCGGTGATGCCAAACGCCTGTGGGGCATTCCGGTATGCGTCCGCTATAGCGTCGACGCCGCTGCGGCCAGCAAGACAAAATGCGAATTGCTGGACCAGGAACAAGGCAAGATGGTGCTGCCGGGAGCGACCGCGGCCAGCTGGTACATGCCGAACGCAGACGCCGCCGGCTACTATCGATTCAACATGGCGCACGCCGATCTGGCGCGTCTGACCGAGAACCTGGCATCGATTCCCGACAACGAGCAACTGGCCTACGCGGATGCCATCAATGCAGGCTTCAATCGCGGCGATCTCGATGCCTCTGCCGTGCTGGCGGCAGCGCCCCGGCTGGCACAATCGGGCAGTCGCGAAGTCGCTACTGCGCTGCTGCCGTCGCTCCAATGGCTGTCGAAATACGAAGCCAGCACCAATCTCCAGCATGCTCGACTGACCGACCTGGCGCGCAAGGTTTACCTGCCGCGCCTACAGCAGCTTGGCTATCAGCGCCGCGCCAACGAAAGCCAGGATGATGCACTGTTGCGCGCCACGCTGGCCGAATTCCTGGCGCTCGACATCAAATTGCCGGAAGTGCGCAAGGCATTGTTGGCGCAAGGCGACCAGGCACTGCAAACAGGCGCCGACGGCAAGCTGGAACTGACACGCGCCAATCCTGACCTGCTGCGCTCGGTGCTGGCGGTCAGCGCGCAGGACCGTGGCACGCCTGCCATCGACATCCTGGTCAAGGCACTCGGCAGCACCAGCGAACCGGCGCAGCGCATGGCCATTTTGGGCGGCCTGGGTGCTGCCACCACATCCGCCAATGCCGAGCGCGCCCGCAACCTAGCGCTCGATCCGCTGGTCAAGGTCGGCGAAATGAGCACCCTGCTGCGCGCCAGCAGGGAAGACGGCGAAGGCCGCGAAGCCATGTGGAAATGGTTCATTGCCAATCATGACCAACTGATCAGCCGCAGCGGCGAATCGTCCGGCGGCAGGTTGCCGGGGCTGGTAGCTGGCGATGCTTGTTCGCAAAGCGAGGCGGATCGCCTGACAGCTTTCTTCGAACCGATGCTTGGCAAATTGACCGGCGCTGAACGCGGATTGGCGCAGACCCGCGAAAACACCTTGCTATGTACAGCATTGCGCGACAAGCAGGATCCCGCGGCGATCCTGCGTTGA
- a CDS encoding ATP-binding protein, whose product MLRILIRLYLIVATLSIVAIVFVQKGFPYLFESEFKAQMLSEYSNEVTLLRDSLAPLNSAEQQTALARMNQLSPRRYTRLSPEQIQELSPSERRELARYHMVWTGRGDHNRISIYAALEDGGVIEIRSYNLDKTEAIAYVVIFTVMLAAMLVWLMPHWRDLEKLRVTAARFGDGALDARAKLSENSSIKQLCAYFNNMADRIGSLIKAQRDMVNAASHELRTPLARLEFGLVNLMDTTEDNGTHKRIQAMRKDVEELDILVGELLTLSMLEQSSLPEPSATIPLEDFLRGATGVSQEELQLRHNTVIWSISPVLREVVTEPRSLARAFSNLMRNALRYSRSTIRVRTEIDRAGGSWNLIVEDDGVGIPEQERERVFDPFYRLDRSRDRATGGYGLGLAIVKKIAERLGGSARVGSSDLGGAMFVLRFPLPDR is encoded by the coding sequence ATGCTCAGGATTCTGATACGTCTGTATCTGATCGTCGCCACGCTCTCGATCGTTGCCATCGTGTTTGTGCAAAAGGGCTTTCCGTACCTGTTCGAATCTGAATTCAAGGCGCAGATGCTGAGCGAATACAGCAATGAAGTCACGCTGCTGCGTGACTCCCTGGCGCCGCTCAACAGCGCGGAGCAGCAGACTGCACTGGCGCGCATGAACCAGTTGAGTCCGCGGCGCTACACCCGCTTGTCTCCCGAACAAATACAGGAACTGTCGCCATCGGAACGCCGCGAACTGGCGCGTTATCACATGGTCTGGACTGGTCGTGGCGACCATAACCGCATCAGCATCTATGCAGCTCTGGAAGACGGCGGCGTCATAGAAATCCGCTCATACAATTTGGACAAGACGGAAGCCATAGCCTATGTCGTCATTTTCACGGTGATGCTGGCGGCGATGCTGGTGTGGCTGATGCCGCATTGGCGTGATCTGGAAAAATTGCGCGTCACCGCGGCACGCTTCGGCGACGGCGCGCTGGATGCGCGCGCCAAGTTGTCGGAGAATTCATCGATCAAACAGCTGTGCGCCTACTTCAACAACATGGCGGACCGCATAGGCAGCCTGATCAAGGCGCAGCGTGACATGGTCAACGCCGCTTCCCACGAATTGCGCACGCCGCTTGCCAGGCTTGAATTCGGCTTGGTCAATCTGATGGATACGACCGAAGACAACGGCACCCACAAACGCATTCAGGCGATGCGCAAGGATGTGGAGGAACTGGATATCCTGGTCGGCGAACTGCTAACGCTGAGCATGTTGGAACAGTCCTCACTACCGGAACCGAGCGCAACAATCCCGTTGGAAGATTTCCTGCGCGGCGCCACCGGCGTCTCCCAGGAAGAATTGCAGCTACGACACAATACCGTTATCTGGTCGATCTCCCCTGTTCTACGTGAAGTCGTTACCGAACCACGCAGCCTGGCGCGCGCTTTCTCCAACCTGATGCGCAACGCGCTGCGTTACAGCCGCAGCACTATCCGTGTGCGCACTGAAATCGACCGTGCCGGCGGCAGCTGGAACCTGATCGTCGAGGATGACGGTGTTGGCATTCCTGAGCAGGAGCGGGAGCGTGTCTTTGATCCGTTCTACCGGCTCGATCGTAGCCGCGACCGTGCCACCGGCGGATACGGACTGGGCCTGGCCATCGTCAAGAAAATTGCCGAGCGCCTCGGTGGCAGCGCCCGCGTCGGCAGCTCCGATCTCGGTGGCGCAATGTTCGTGTTGCGCTTTCCTTTGCCTGATCGATAA
- a CDS encoding cation:proton antiporter yields MQIWLLQLGVIILAALICGAVAERLGQSRVVGEIAAGLLLGPSILGAVDIDLYHSLFSSATMPAMSQLGEFGLILLMFQLGLHLDVNSLQGRARMTAPLAISLLGMIIPFVLGCAIGVISRPIVAPQVTPLGYILFCGLALSISAVPVMARIVMDLRMTGAPAATLAMAAATFTDLLGWLMLAVIAALAAGTFSFGQTLRDLGLLCAFVAASVLIARPLWQRLLNRRKEMAMSPAILACVICYVLLSSWITATIGFHSAFGALMAALVLRGQPELVQAWRQRIEGFVELVLMPVFFAYAGIRVSLGSVQSADFWPWFFLFLAAAILGKFGGSYLGARLSGISHRDARVIGALMNTRGLMELIVLTIGLQLGILPVPVYSMLVLMALVTTAMTVPLLRRWQRQESVVADDRKMDEEDPMPI; encoded by the coding sequence ATGCAAATCTGGTTATTGCAACTTGGCGTCATCATTCTTGCTGCGCTGATCTGCGGCGCTGTGGCTGAACGGCTGGGGCAATCGAGGGTGGTCGGAGAAATCGCCGCCGGCCTGTTGCTGGGCCCGTCGATCCTCGGCGCAGTCGATATCGATCTGTATCACTCCCTGTTTTCCAGTGCGACGATGCCGGCCATGTCGCAACTAGGCGAATTCGGCCTGATACTGCTGATGTTTCAGCTGGGCTTGCACCTGGATGTCAATAGCCTGCAAGGGCGCGCCAGGATGACTGCACCGCTAGCGATTTCGTTACTTGGAATGATTATCCCTTTCGTCCTGGGCTGCGCTATCGGCGTCATCTCCAGGCCAATCGTCGCTCCGCAGGTTACGCCATTGGGCTACATTCTGTTTTGCGGCCTCGCGCTGTCCATTTCCGCGGTGCCGGTGATGGCGCGAATAGTCATGGATCTGCGCATGACCGGCGCACCGGCGGCAACGCTTGCCATGGCGGCCGCCACGTTCACTGATCTCCTCGGCTGGCTGATGCTGGCAGTGATTGCGGCCCTCGCCGCGGGTACATTTTCCTTCGGCCAGACGCTGCGCGATCTCGGCCTGCTGTGCGCGTTTGTCGCCGCCTCCGTGTTGATCGCCAGACCGCTGTGGCAGCGCCTGCTCAATCGTCGCAAGGAAATGGCGATGTCGCCAGCGATATTGGCATGCGTCATCTGCTATGTCCTGCTCTCCTCGTGGATCACGGCAACGATCGGTTTTCACAGCGCCTTCGGCGCATTGATGGCGGCACTGGTCCTGCGTGGCCAGCCCGAACTCGTGCAAGCCTGGCGCCAACGGATAGAAGGCTTTGTAGAGCTGGTCCTGATGCCGGTTTTTTTTGCTTATGCAGGCATCCGCGTTTCGCTGGGCAGTGTGCAATCGGCGGATTTCTGGCCGTGGTTTTTCCTGTTCCTGGCTGCTGCAATCCTGGGAAAATTCGGGGGCAGCTATCTGGGCGCGCGCCTGTCGGGCATCTCGCACCGCGACGCCAGGGTGATTGGCGCGTTAATGAATACCCGCGGCTTGATGGAACTGATCGTACTGACGATCGGTTTGCAGTTGGGCATCTTGCCGGTCCCAGTGTACTCAATGCTGGTGTTGATGGCTCTGGTGACAACAGCCATGACCGTGCCGTTGCTGCGGCGTTGGCAACGGCAGGAAAGTGTTGTTGCGGACGATCGAAAAATGGATGAGGAAGATCCGATGCCGATCTGA
- a CDS encoding response regulator, which produces MKKVLLIEDDARLAELISEYLCRYDFEVSLVLRGDLALEAIEREQPDIVVLDLMLPGMDGMDICRAIRKNSTLPILMLTARADIFDQVTGLEIGADDYMLKPVEPRLLLAHLRVILRRVDRHDRNAADAPMRFGELEVDLSARQVCWKGNEVDLKTADYNLFVILLQAAGKVLSRDELLKRWRGIGFDGIDRTVDVSISRLRRRFDDDAQEPRKIKTVWGRGYLFNPIAWEE; this is translated from the coding sequence ATGAAGAAGGTTTTACTGATCGAAGACGATGCGCGTCTTGCCGAACTGATATCGGAATACCTGTGCCGCTACGATTTTGAGGTGTCGCTGGTCCTGCGCGGCGATCTGGCGCTGGAAGCCATCGAGCGCGAACAACCGGACATCGTGGTGCTCGACCTGATGCTGCCGGGCATGGACGGCATGGATATCTGCCGCGCCATCCGCAAGAATTCGACATTGCCGATATTGATGCTGACCGCGCGCGCCGACATTTTCGATCAGGTCACCGGTCTTGAGATCGGTGCTGACGATTACATGCTGAAGCCGGTCGAACCGCGCCTGTTGCTGGCACATCTGCGCGTGATCCTGCGCCGTGTCGACAGGCACGATCGCAACGCGGCCGATGCGCCGATGCGCTTCGGCGAACTGGAGGTCGACCTGTCGGCGCGCCAGGTATGCTGGAAAGGCAATGAAGTTGATCTCAAGACTGCCGACTACAACCTGTTCGTCATCCTGCTCCAGGCTGCAGGCAAGGTATTGAGCCGCGACGAACTGTTGAAGCGTTGGCGCGGCATCGGCTTCGACGGCATCGACCGCACGGTCGATGTCAGCATTTCCCGTTTGCGAAGGCGTTTCGACGACGACGCCCAGGAGCCGCGCAAGATCAAGACCGTGTGGGGACGTGGTTATTTGTTCAACCCGATCGCCTGGGAGGAGTAA
- a CDS encoding ABC transporter substrate-binding protein, which yields MHLHRHLLSFVLPLIVGISSPLSSTFAESGVTDQKIVLGQSAAFTGPAAQLGIQMNAGAKAYFDSVNEQGGVYGRRIEIIKADDKYEADLAAANTKRLIEKDDVFALFGYVGTPTSNAALPIFTEAGVPFFAPVTGAQSLREPLNRQVFNIRAGYFDETEHLVEKLANVGIKSIAVFYQNDAYGRAGLEGVQRAMKKLNLELVESATVERNSTDVSKAVSKILPKRPAAVIQISAYASCAAYIKEMRKAGYNGQFYNVSFVGSQALADALGKDGEGVVISQVVPFPWSSSAPVVVEYAKLMEKSGVKEPNFSSLEGFIAAKIFVEGLKRAGKDLTRAKLVKALESINMKNYNGGGFDINFSGSNHNGSKFVDMTMITRDKKFLN from the coding sequence ATGCATCTTCACCGCCATCTCCTATCGTTTGTGCTGCCGCTGATTGTCGGCATCAGCAGCCCGCTCTCCTCCACCTTTGCCGAATCAGGCGTGACCGATCAGAAAATCGTGCTGGGACAATCTGCTGCATTTACTGGTCCGGCGGCACAATTGGGGATTCAGATGAATGCAGGCGCCAAGGCCTATTTCGATTCCGTCAATGAACAAGGCGGCGTATATGGGCGACGCATCGAGATCATCAAGGCTGACGATAAATACGAGGCAGACCTGGCTGCCGCCAACACCAAACGGTTGATCGAAAAAGACGACGTATTTGCCTTGTTCGGCTATGTCGGCACGCCGACCAGCAATGCTGCCTTACCGATTTTCACCGAAGCCGGCGTGCCGTTCTTCGCGCCGGTCACCGGCGCCCAATCGCTGCGCGAGCCGCTGAACCGCCAGGTCTTCAACATTCGCGCCGGTTACTTTGACGAAACCGAGCACCTGGTTGAAAAGCTGGCGAACGTCGGCATCAAGAGCATCGCCGTGTTCTACCAGAACGATGCCTATGGCCGTGCCGGGCTGGAAGGCGTACAGCGCGCGATGAAAAAATTGAATCTGGAACTGGTTGAATCGGCGACGGTGGAACGCAACAGCACCGACGTCAGCAAAGCCGTGAGCAAGATCCTGCCAAAACGCCCTGCTGCCGTGATCCAGATCAGCGCCTATGCGTCGTGCGCCGCCTACATCAAGGAAATGCGCAAGGCGGGCTATAACGGCCAGTTCTATAACGTTTCCTTCGTCGGCAGCCAGGCGCTGGCCGATGCGCTGGGCAAGGATGGCGAAGGTGTTGTGATTTCTCAGGTCGTTCCATTCCCTTGGAGCTCGTCAGCCCCGGTGGTGGTCGAATATGCCAAGCTGATGGAAAAATCCGGAGTCAAAGAACCCAATTTCTCCAGTCTGGAGGGATTCATTGCGGCCAAGATATTTGTTGAAGGCTTGAAGCGCGCCGGCAAGGATTTGACTCGGGCAAAACTGGTCAAGGCGCTGGAATCGATCAATATGAAGAACTACAACGGCGGCGGTTTCGACATCAACTTTAGCGGTAGCAATCATAACGGCTCGAAGTTTGTCGACATGACCATGATCACCAGGGACAAGAAATTCCTGAATTGA
- a CDS encoding M13 family metallopeptidase produces MKRSLICAAVLTMIAGYTASTASFAQTQSPSPRTVAAAVVATTLASGIDMQNADLSVRPQDDFYNYVNGTWLKKTEIPADKSSWGAFYELRENSLNQLHTIVDAVSAEKDLTPGSNKQKIADLYASYMDEPALETLGIKPLGAEFAKVDALKDKKQIAGLIAHLNSIGVNAPFDIGIHQDAKDSTRVIADLGQSGLGLPDRDYYLKADDAKLKDTLNKYRAHIETMLTMSGDKAAKKNAASIVALETALAKVQWTKVENRDPVKTYNRVELAQLQTLAPHFNWNDYLSDADLKDKVTYLVISQPSYIKGLDKIIQSTPLPVWKAYFKWHVLSSFASDLSKEYVDQNFAFKGTVLRGIPQNEPRWKRGMNVLEAGIGEGLGQLYVEQFFPPENKARMEKLVGNLIAAYHQSIDGLDWMGPDTKKQAQKKLSTLMLKIGYPDKWRDYSSLVIKRDDLVGNLIRANEFEYKRNINKLGKPVDRTEWGMTPQTVNAYYNPEFNEIVFPAAILQPPFFNANADDAVNYGGIGAVIGHEISHGFDDQGSQYDEIGNLRDWWTKEDHEKFAVKTKALVDQYSAYSPVPGYKVNGELTLGENIADNSGLAIAYKAYHLSLDGKPAPVIDGLTGDQRLYLGWGQVWRGKVRDAQAIVYVKTDPHSPPRFRGNGTLENQPGFYSAFDVKPGDKMYLPPEQRVIMW; encoded by the coding sequence GTGAAACGATCTCTCATTTGTGCAGCAGTGCTGACCATGATTGCGGGCTACACAGCCTCCACCGCCAGCTTTGCCCAAACTCAATCGCCGTCGCCACGCACCGTTGCAGCTGCAGTAGTCGCTACAACCCTGGCCAGCGGCATCGACATGCAGAACGCCGACCTGTCGGTGCGCCCGCAGGACGATTTCTATAACTACGTCAACGGCACCTGGCTCAAGAAAACCGAAATCCCGGCGGATAAATCGTCGTGGGGCGCCTTCTACGAGCTGCGCGAAAATTCGTTGAACCAGCTGCATACCATCGTCGATGCAGTTAGCGCTGAAAAAGATCTGACACCAGGCTCCAACAAGCAAAAGATCGCTGACCTGTACGCCAGCTACATGGATGAGCCAGCACTGGAAACGCTCGGCATCAAGCCGCTCGGCGCTGAATTCGCCAAGGTCGATGCACTGAAGGACAAGAAACAGATCGCCGGCCTGATCGCCCATCTGAACAGCATCGGCGTCAACGCACCGTTCGACATCGGCATTCACCAGGATGCCAAGGATTCAACCAGGGTCATCGCCGATCTCGGCCAGAGCGGCCTCGGCCTGCCGGACCGCGATTACTACCTGAAAGCTGACGACGCCAAGCTGAAGGACACACTGAATAAATACCGTGCGCACATCGAGACCATGTTGACGATGTCCGGCGACAAGGCTGCAAAGAAAAATGCCGCCAGCATCGTCGCACTGGAAACCGCATTGGCGAAAGTGCAATGGACCAAGGTCGAGAACCGCGATCCGGTCAAGACCTACAACCGGGTTGAACTGGCACAGCTGCAAACACTGGCGCCACATTTCAACTGGAATGACTACCTGTCCGACGCCGACTTGAAAGACAAGGTGACGTATCTGGTGATCAGCCAGCCAAGCTACATCAAGGGCCTGGACAAGATCATTCAAAGCACGCCGCTGCCGGTCTGGAAGGCTTATTTCAAATGGCATGTGCTGAGCAGCTTTGCCTCCGATCTGTCCAAGGAATATGTTGACCAGAACTTCGCTTTCAAAGGCACTGTGCTGCGCGGCATTCCACAAAACGAGCCACGCTGGAAGCGCGGCATGAACGTGCTGGAAGCCGGCATCGGCGAAGGCCTGGGCCAGCTGTATGTCGAACAGTTCTTCCCGCCGGAAAACAAGGCCCGCATGGAAAAACTGGTAGGCAACCTGATCGCTGCCTACCATCAAAGCATCGACGGCCTGGACTGGATGGGACCGGACACCAAGAAACAGGCGCAAAAGAAATTGTCCACCCTGATGCTGAAGATCGGCTATCCGGATAAATGGCGCGATTACTCCAGCCTGGTCATCAAGCGTGACGACCTGGTCGGCAATCTGATCCGTGCCAACGAGTTCGAATACAAGCGCAACATCAACAAACTCGGCAAGCCGGTCGACCGTACCGAATGGGGCATGACGCCGCAAACCGTGAACGCCTACTACAACCCGGAATTCAACGAAATCGTTTTCCCGGCAGCCATCCTGCAACCGCCGTTCTTCAACGCCAACGCTGACGATGCTGTCAACTACGGCGGCATCGGCGCGGTCATCGGCCACGAAATCAGCCACGGCTTCGATGACCAGGGCAGCCAGTACGACGAAATCGGCAACCTGCGCGACTGGTGGACCAAGGAAGATCACGAGAAATTCGCCGTCAAGACCAAGGCCCTGGTGGATCAGTACAGCGCCTACAGCCCCGTTCCGGGCTACAAGGTCAACGGTGAACTGACTTTAGGCGAAAACATTGCCGACAACTCCGGCCTGGCGATTGCCTACAAGGCCTATCACCTGTCGCTGGATGGCAAGCCGGCGCCAGTGATCGACGGCCTGACCGGCGATCAGCGCCTGTATCTGGGCTGGGGCCAGGTATGGCGCGGCAAGGTACGCGACGCGCAAGCGATCGTCTACGTCAAGACCGATCCGCACTCGCCGCCACGCTTCCGCGGCAACGGCACACTGGAAAACCAACCAGGCTTCTACAGCGCATTCGATGTCAAGCCGGGCGACAAGATGTACCTGCCGCCTGAGCAACGCGTCATCATGTGGTAA
- a CDS encoding 2-hydroxyacid dehydrogenase: MLSTLLILNPLSDESLQRIGQHFHIVYAPTAELRRAAIASHAAEIQVVLTIGSIGLQAQEIAALPKLELISALGAGFENIDVAAARERGITVSNGAGTNDACVADHAMGLLLATVRGIPQLGVALHKGIWRDALPLPPSVSGKRLGIIGMGTIGRQIARRAAGFDITIGYHNRSARADIPFEYFASPLELAQWADFLVVATPGGAGTKHLINRQILDALGPRGFIVNIARGSVIDTAALALALREGRIAGAGLDVYESEPLPPVELLDLPNAVLTPHVAGWSPESVAETVRLFLENADRHFSGQAVLTPI, translated from the coding sequence ATGCTCTCTACCTTACTGATCCTTAATCCCCTGTCCGACGAAAGCCTGCAGCGTATCGGCCAGCATTTCCACATTGTGTATGCGCCGACAGCGGAGCTGCGGCGTGCCGCCATTGCCAGCCACGCTGCTGAAATACAGGTAGTGCTGACCATCGGCTCGATCGGCTTGCAGGCACAGGAAATTGCTGCGTTGCCCAAGCTGGAATTGATTTCCGCGCTGGGCGCAGGTTTTGAAAATATCGATGTTGCCGCAGCGCGCGAACGCGGCATCACCGTGTCCAACGGCGCCGGCACCAACGATGCCTGCGTTGCCGACCACGCGATGGGTCTGTTGTTGGCGACAGTGCGCGGCATTCCGCAGTTGGGCGTGGCTTTGCATAAGGGAATCTGGCGCGACGCGCTGCCGCTGCCGCCAAGCGTTTCCGGCAAACGGCTTGGGATTATCGGCATGGGCACGATCGGCAGGCAAATCGCCCGACGTGCGGCCGGCTTCGACATCACGATCGGCTATCACAACCGCTCGGCGCGCGCCGACATTCCATTTGAATATTTCGCATCTCCACTTGAACTGGCGCAATGGGCTGACTTTCTGGTGGTCGCCACGCCTGGCGGCGCCGGCACCAAACACCTGATCAATCGGCAGATACTGGATGCGTTGGGGCCACGCGGCTTCATCGTCAATATCGCACGCGGCAGCGTGATCGATACCGCTGCCTTGGCGCTGGCCTTGCGCGAAGGGCGGATCGCTGGCGCCGGTCTCGATGTCTATGAAAGCGAGCCATTGCCGCCGGTGGAACTGCTGGATTTGCCGAACGCTGTGCTGACACCGCATGTGGCCGGCTGGTCGCCGGAGTCGGTGGCGGAAACGGTGCGTTTGTTCCTGGAAAACGCCGACCGCCATTTTTCAGGGCAGGCGGTATTAACCCCGATTTGA
- a CDS encoding MipA/OmpV family protein, translated as MKHQIRLLAVVALSGIFASRMAAAQQVTQSQPQSGSWLQDSKVTLGLGAGVASRYAGSNEYRMVPVPVLSIVTPTGFFVDSLQGAGYRRDIGDLFFASAGIGYGGGRKDSNDGLLPGSAKLKGMGEIKGSVLANLDLGIKLGHVATFTIGASQPLSNRERGLSYRAELSGTVLTLAKDQVSVSGSAEFGSAKYNQTFFGVTAEQSRNSGYAAYKADLGLNALTSSIVWTHSFNQSWSVSTMLSATHYMQKAADSPLVLDKTNYGGFTTVNYSF; from the coding sequence TTGAAACACCAGATCAGGTTATTGGCGGTCGTCGCCTTGAGTGGCATCTTCGCCTCACGCATGGCCGCTGCACAACAGGTTACCCAATCGCAGCCGCAGTCAGGATCCTGGCTGCAGGACAGCAAGGTCACGCTAGGTCTGGGCGCCGGCGTCGCGTCGCGTTATGCCGGCAGCAACGAATATCGGATGGTGCCGGTGCCGGTATTAAGCATCGTTACACCCACCGGATTCTTCGTCGACAGCCTGCAGGGCGCCGGCTACCGGCGTGACATCGGCGACCTGTTTTTCGCCAGCGCAGGCATTGGCTATGGGGGCGGCCGCAAGGATTCCAACGACGGCTTGCTGCCAGGATCGGCCAAGCTCAAAGGCATGGGCGAGATCAAGGGCTCGGTGCTGGCCAACCTGGACCTCGGCATCAAGCTGGGCCATGTAGCAACATTCACCATCGGCGCTTCACAGCCGCTCAGCAATCGCGAGCGCGGCTTGTCCTATCGCGCCGAACTGAGCGGCACCGTGCTGACCTTGGCCAAGGATCAGGTAAGCGTGAGCGGCAGCGCCGAGTTCGGCAGCGCCAAATACAACCAGACCTTCTTCGGCGTCACCGCCGAACAAAGCCGCAACTCGGGCTACGCCGCATATAAGGCCGACTTAGGCTTGAACGCGCTGACCTCTTCCATTGTCTGGACCCACAGCTTCAACCAGAGCTGGTCGGTCTCGACCATGCTAAGCGCCACGCATTATATGCAAAAAGCGGCCGACAGCCCGCTGGTCCTGGACAAAACCAATTACGGTGGATTCACAACCGTGAATTATTCATTTTGA